AAAGATAGAGGAAAACAACATCTGATTTGCCAGTGAAGCTATTTATCTCAAAATGGAAACTATTTCTTGGCCACCGGTATGGAATAGAAGTTAAAACAAAATGCGAATATGAAAATCAAAGAAAGAAATCACAAAGCAATGTTCATGAAATTTAGTTGCTTCGTGTCTACTGGAACTCTATAACAAATTTATGCATCTGCGTTTAATTAGTGTTTGAAGAATGCTTCTAATCTACTTTAGGTCTTAAGTTATATGTAGAGGCTTTTAGTTATGATTTGGGAGAGAATTATTTAGCACAAAGATCCAGTTTGCACGTATTCAGCAGCAAGTATAGATGCATCGCCGTTTTTCTTGACAGCAGAAAGTTTTCAGTAAGACTCAATCTGGATTCTGGAAGATGGATTACGATATTTTGTCTGTATTTCGCAGATTTTTTTGTAGAACATTTTCTTAATGATGTTCACTCTGTAATGTCGAATTACTTGTGGATGTGAAATCCAGAAAtttacatggactataagtttGCGCTTGAAACAAGTaaactcttccttttccttGTCCTCAAAAGATGCCTGTTCTGTCCTGAAGAGCATTATTTGCTTGTCAACTTGAATTTACCTTGCAACAATTTCCCAATGAACAGGTAAATTAGAGCATTTACGAATAAAGGAAGACGTAGGACCAGCGTGTTGATGAAAAGCATTCACATGATCgatacaaatatgaaatacTCGAGATAACAATCTTTCTGGGACCATttggaagaaaaaggaaacgaccAGTGGAGTAATTTCACCCTGCTGCTGCTATCATTATAGCACCTCATCCAACAGGCCTTTTACTGAAAGCTACTTTGTATTCTTGAAATCATTTCAGCAATCTTTTTTCACTCCAATTCAATCATCCTACCAGCATTAGTTGTTTAATACTGGACCACTGATACCTGTCTCTCGGCATTCAAGGGCATTATGAGAAGACCTATGGTTTTTAAGAGAGAGACCCCTGACGTTACAAAATATAGTCCTTTGAGAAGCCTCAAGGAGATCACAAGTCAGTTGACAGTTTTTAAGGGAAACCAGATATGCTATATATCAGACACTTAGAAAAAGAGAACTTCAGAAGCTTTTCAATCACATTGCCAAAACTCCAACAACAATCTAAGATGTCCAGACTACATCAACTGAAGAGGTTGTTGTGACTTCCAAAAATAGTAAAAAATGGATCAACAAGCTGAGGGTTACATAAACTTACAGTGAGGAAGAGGAAAATGGAATGAACAGGAGAAATCAATCACCACTGGGTACTATTGTTGGAAATTGTGATCAATCACCTACCATCAGCAGATGTAAATGATTCGGCAAATCCATATGGTCGGGTAGGTATGCTAGTCTGAGTGTTGTCCAAGCTTGGATGGTAGGAAGAAGAAGACGAGTCCATATGGCTTCTGCCTTCTGCTTGCCACTTCTTTACGGCTTGTGGCAGAGACATTTCAAGGTCAATGCCATATATGTCCTCTGTATTCTGAGCAGCTGGTCTCCAAAGCTCTACTAGAGAAGATAATACATTGACAGCATGCCCCATTTCAGGCCTTTGATATGGTTCCCTTGCACAGCAGTGGCCTGCAAGCTCTGCAACAGTGCTGATGCTGGCTAGTGTTTCCTCATCAAGGTCAATGGATGGGTCAATTGCTTTTCGAAACATGTCCTTGTTAAGCTGTGCTCTTCGGAACCATGTAACAAGGTGCACACTTTCCTCAGGTTGGCTTTCATCAAGAGCCTTTCTTCCTGTGATCAGTTCCATTAAGATCACACCGAAACTGAAGACATCGACTTTAGTGGTCACTCTCCCAGTCACTGGCAAAGGCATGAAACAGGAAGGCAAGTTAATCCATCAAATGGACTTGACCAAGTGGTTGCATCAACTTACTGATAATCAAGAGCAGTAAAAGACAATAATTGTACGAAAGGATGCTCAACATGAGGCCCAGGCATAATCAGTCTGGCAGTGATAGAGTGCTTGTGATAGTGCTAGAAATACTAAGATTTTATTCTCTGGCTTGACATGAGTTTAAGATTCTACCCTCTTGCTTGTCATAAGATTAAGACTCTCCTCTTGCagtcaaataagagccttagcACTCAACCTAAAAATTCAAGAAGTTTCATGCTGTTCTACCCTGAGTTTATGCTATATTCTACTTGATAAAAAGAATTCTTGCTCTCCAGTTGGAAGACTAAGCAGATTTATGCAAAGGATACTTTCTCTGAGGGTAGAATTTGAGAGTAACAAGTCCTACGGAAGTATAATTTCTATGCTAGCTGATTCCTTAAAAGGCATTGAGACCAGGCCCATGGTAGTTCGATGAGATTAAAATGGAAGTTATGATAATCATGACAAACAATAAGATCGTTTTTTGCTTTCAAGAAGTTATTCTTGTTATAGTTTTAGAATAATGGATGATAGTACAGATAACAAGAGACAATGTTTATGCGGTTCAGTGCATGGACAGACTTAATTACTCAAGAAACTAAACAATCAACTTCTGGTGTCACATGGTTCAAGCGACAGTTAGAATGTCATACAAAATTCtagaatagaaaagaaaaaattgataCTTAAACAGAAGTTATAGTGCAGTTGCATAATATCAACAACTAACCAGGGAGAAATTTTACCTGCATATTCGGGTGCCAGATATCCAAATGTTCCAGCAATTCTTGTTTCAATAGAGCCCTTTCCTTCTGGAGCCAGACGCACAAGTCCAAAATCACCAACTTTGGCCCTCATATCATCTCCAAGTAGAATATTGGAAGGCTTTAGGTCCCTGTGTATGAAGCTTTGATGGGCTAGACCATGTAGGTACTCAACTCCTCGAGCAACATCCAGAGCGATAATTAACCTCTTAGTCCATCCTAGTGGTTTCAATCCTTCATCTGCCCAGTTGAAAAGATGCCTACTTAATGTACCTTGAGGCATGTATTCATAAACAAGGAGTTTCTCATTTCCATCAAGACAGTATCCAATAAGAGCAACAAGATGTCGATGACGAACCTTAGTCAAAACAGCAATCTCAGACTTAAACTCATCCAACCCTTTCCCAGCAAGCACACCAGACTCCATTCTCTTGACAGCAATCTCTGTTCCATCATGCAGTGCACCTTTGTAAACAGTCCCAAAGCCTCCTTGGCCCAATATATTCTCTTCGCTAAAATTATTCGTCACATTCTTCAGTATTTGAATGGAAATCTGCATGTTTCCTGCCTCAACCATTTGAATGTCGCTAGTTTCACTAGTATGAACAGTATGAACGTCGCTGATTGCTCCAACACTTACACTTGATCCTGCAACTGTGATCTTCACACTTTCATTATCAGATCCtgaatgatgatgatgaattACCATGGCATTTGGGCTTTGAACTCTGTTGAACCGCTGTTGTTTGCTTCTGTACAAACAAAAAGCTGCTATTCCGATCAAACAAAGGACAAAGATACCTCCAATTACAGAAAACACCACAATTCCGATCCAGTTCCTGGATTTCTTGTGATGAAGCAAACTACCATCACTTCCCGAACTTGGTGAACCAGATGTGCCCGGGCTAGACGTGCCAGGAGAAGTGGCATTACTCTTATCATTCCCAATATCAGGattcccttttgttttgacATCCAAGTTACTCCTAAATGCAGGAACTTTACCATGAAGATTATTGTTTGATACATCTAGTTCACTAAGTGCAGACAAAGTAGTCAGCTCCTCCGGGATGGTACCGGTGAGATTGTTGTTAGCAAGAACCAATCTTTGCAATGACTTCAGAGAAGAAAACGCAGGAGAAATAGTACCACTTAGGCCCATATTCTCAAAATTGACAATGGTAATGTTCCCATTGTTGCAAGTAACCCCGAACCAGTCTGCACATGGGTCATTCCCTTTCCAATTCTCCGCGAACTTCCTTGGATAATCCATTGACTTCGCAACTGAAAGCAATGTATTCACTCTAGGATCACAATCAGCAGGAGTTGGCAAACAGAAGCTATTAGTATTCTTAGTCATGTCCACAGAAACCGAATCATTGAACTTTGGCATTGGCCCTTGCAATAAATTATTAGTCAAATTGACAACTTTTAAAGACTCAAGATTCACCAAACTTGCTGGAACAGGACCGGTAAAGGCATTATCCCTAATACTCAAGGTCTCCAAACCCTTCAAACCCAAAAATTCAGGCAATGGACCTGAAAATCCATTGGAATGCAACCAAACCTCCTTCAAAAATGTCACATTCTGAATCACATCAATTGTTCCTGTAAGATTCTGCCCATTTAGCCACAGAGACTCAAGCTGCCAACCTGAGAAACTCGAGGGGAGTTCACCACTCAAGTCATTAAGAGCCAAATGCAACAGTGACAAGCTAGGAAAAGCATCAGGACCTAAAAACCCCGGAATTTTCCCTGTTATATTTGCACTATTTGCTGAGAAATTCTGCAATGCTGAAGAATTTTTAATACTTTCAGGAATTTCCCAAGCAGAAAAAGGGTTCCTATCAACCTCACAAGATATCAATGAAGTCATCCCAGCAAAAAAATCTGCAGGAATTGAAGTAAACTGATTGTTGGAAAGCATTAGAAACTGGAGTGAACTCAGCCCTCTTAAGCTTGGCAAAGGTCCAGAAATGTTGTTCCAATGCAGTTCTAGCCTTTCAAGTTCAGTGAGATTTGAGAGACTTTGAGGAAGTGTACCTTTCAAGTTCCGGTTTCCTATCTGGATCCGGATAACCCGTTTGTCATCTGAGCAACCCACATGAGGCCATTTGCAAGGATCTGGGTCAGACCAACCAAGAGTTTCAGGTGGGTTGAGGCTCTTCTTGAGAGCCAACATCACCTCAGCGTCATTGGAGGTCGGTTGGGAGTCCGCAGAAAAGAGGAGTGAAGAGaacccaagaaacaaaaaagctGCAATCTTGAACCCGAGTTTCGTTCTCATTTTGGTAAAGATTGGATTTttagaggaaaaagaaaggcttTTTAGTGGTTGCAGAAAGCCTGTTTATGCAAGCATTGGGAAAAGAAACGAAAGGGAAGCCAATGTGGGGGTGGTTTTTGTTTAGTTATGTTTTGGTATTTGTTGCAGTTAAGTGGGGTGGGGGCTGCTGGGAGCCTGGGACTTGTGATGTTAGGGGGAGGAGGAAGAGAAGACGGGAGTGGCAAGTGGCAAGTGGCAAGTGAAGTGTATTTTTTAGCACATGATATTAGGGGCCCACTAAACTGCAAGCCTCAGTATATGAAGAGAATGAGCGGCCGGGGAGGGAGGAGGGGCCGGAACGGTTGTCTCTCTGGAAGGTGCATGGTCATGATTAGGTCAAAAGAATCTGTGCGGTTCAGATCACTTTTTATAACTCGATTTTCAAGACCCACAAAAATATTGTTCTAGTATTACTCGCTGCTGTTGTTCTATTGTTACACTTTATACAGATGATATTACACTGTGTGTAAATGGTATTACACCTTTCAAAACGGTTGCTCTGACAACCGTTCCAGTCTCGGATCCGCCGGGGAATGGGTGTGGGTGGACTAGCAACTGGCAAGGGGGGAAGGGGGCAATATTGCGAATGACAGAGCTGTGACATGATGAATTGGATGATTCTTTGGAACATGGGCCAAAAGGCCAACTTGGAAATGGCTCCCTTGCCGGGGCTAGGAAGCTCGTCTTATCTTACGGAGAAGATTTGAGTGAATGCAATTGATCATCCAAAAGGAAGAACAGAAGAGAGATTGGCAATATTGTGAATCCCGGAAAGCTGGGATTGACAAAGAGCAGTCTCTTTTGCAGTTATGCTTGGAGGTTTTAAATTTGAAAACCTTTGAGGTTGAATTGAAGCTCTCTCTTACAGCAAATTTTGGCGGTACACTTTGTGAAGTTGTGATTCTTCTGCCTAAGCATAGCACATAATTTTGCTGAGGTGGCCTAAGCATATTGGTGCTCTTGATGTTGAAAGGAGTTGGTCATTCCATTCCGCTCCTGAAACTTCCACGAATTTTCCATATGTAGGATAGTCTTAATTTTGTTTAGTAGTTATAGTAAAAAAATGATTCTTGTTTTCGAGGGAAAGACACTTTGGATGTAATGTTCTTTAGGGCTATCTACAGCGAAGGGGGTGGAGGCAAGGGAGAATAGGAGCGAGAAGTCTTTTGGCAACGTGGTCGCCATCTCTAATTGTAATCGAATTTGAGGGGCTCatataaaatgaaattaataacaaaagaaaaagaaaattcaaagcTTTCTAGACATAGCACATTGTGTTTAATGCACGCTCATTCGTGTAGGTGCAACAAATAAAAATGGCATATGATCATTGATGAATAATtaggaaatatatatatatatatttatatataacaTACGGCGGTTGTGATTTGAGTGATGGCAGGCAATTGTGGAGATAATTGGATTCAAGTTCAATATCAAATtacttcttttttatttttttggcttttgaaagTTTGGGACCACCTTGTCCATAACTCCATATCATTGAATCGGAAGCTTTGAAAGTGGCCGCTGTGTCTTGATAGCATATATTTTCTCCTGCTTTTCGTTGGATTTCACCTTGTTTTCAATTGCTTTCGATTGTGTAAATTGAATTTAGAAAATGAGAATTAAAAAAGCACCAAACTAGATACTTctgattttcaattttttatagactaaaaaaatttaaaaccagaatataaaaaaaaaaacaattgagAACATGACAAAGtaactttttcaaattaaaatctaaaaccacattttaaaaatcaatttagtCACAGTATAAATAATAGATGTGTGCATTACTTAACATGTAAACTATCACATTTATAGCTAACGTACATTGTCATCTTCCTACTTTGAGCCTCGGATGGATTAACAGGTTAACTTGGATGTGGCTAAGGgcctgtttgataacataaaaaaaaaagagtgctCAAACTGAACTTTTTCAAATATTGAGATGCTTTGgatgtttgataaataaaaatccaTCTGCTGAATTTATTACGTGGTGCTGAActtgtatgtatttttttcagtaCAAGAATcgtaactgaatgcttaattctgataagaatcaacaTAATTATTTCAattaccttatcttatctaccaaatcttccatcgtttgttaattatgttcaa
This sequence is a window from Coffea eugenioides isolate CCC68of chromosome 7, Ceug_1.0, whole genome shotgun sequence. Protein-coding genes within it:
- the LOC113777660 gene encoding receptor protein kinase TMK1, which codes for MRTKLGFKIAAFLFLGFSSLLFSADSQPTSNDAEVMLALKKSLNPPETLGWSDPDPCKWPHVGCSDDKRVIRIQIGNRNLKGTLPQSLSNLTELERLELHWNNISGPLPSLRGLSSLQFLMLSNNQFTSIPADFFAGMTSLISCEVDRNPFSAWEIPESIKNSSALQNFSANSANITGKIPGFLGPDAFPSLSLLHLALNDLSGELPSSFSGWQLESLWLNGQNLTGTIDVIQNVTFLKEVWLHSNGFSGPLPEFLGLKGLETLSIRDNAFTGPVPASLVNLESLKVVNLTNNLLQGPMPKFNDSVSVDMTKNTNSFCLPTPADCDPRVNTLLSVAKSMDYPRKFAENWKGNDPCADWFGVTCNNGNITIVNFENMGLSGTISPAFSSLKSLQRLVLANNNLTGTIPEELTTLSALSELDVSNNNLHGKVPAFRSNLDVKTKGNPDIGNDKSNATSPGTSSPGTSGSPSSGSDGSLLHHKKSRNWIGIVVFSVIGGIFVLCLIGIAAFCLYRSKQQRFNRVQSPNAMVIHHHHSGSDNESVKITVAGSSVSVGAISDVHTVHTSETSDIQMVEAGNMQISIQILKNVTNNFSEENILGQGGFGTVYKGALHDGTEIAVKRMESGVLAGKGLDEFKSEIAVLTKVRHRHLVALIGYCLDGNEKLLVYEYMPQGTLSRHLFNWADEGLKPLGWTKRLIIALDVARGVEYLHGLAHQSFIHRDLKPSNILLGDDMRAKVGDFGLVRLAPEGKGSIETRIAGTFGYLAPEYAVTGRVTTKVDVFSFGVILMELITGRKALDESQPEESVHLVTWFRRAQLNKDMFRKAIDPSIDLDEETLASISTVAELAGHCCAREPYQRPEMGHAVNVLSSLVELWRPAAQNTEDIYGIDLEMSLPQAVKKWQAEGRSHMDSSSSSYHPSLDNTQTSIPTRPYGFAESFTSADGR